In Edaphobacter paludis, a single window of DNA contains:
- the ftsW gene encoding putative lipid II flippase FtsW: MAKRVGVDKWLFGVVLLLVLFGLVMVFSASAVMAKSQFGSAYFFMVRQSIWAGVGLVAMVLLMRVDYRHYNNPRVVFPIVAVTMLLLMAVFAMRDSHNTHRWFRFGALSFQPSELATPALILFLAYFLQTRMHKMDDWRGTVLRAALPPLLFIGLILKEPDLGTAIVCAAVTMLMLYLAGLQVRYIGIALACASPVLYYMLFRVPWRRARMLAFVNPEADPRGTGFHILQSLIAVGTGGIRGLGLMEGRQKLFYLPEPHTDFIFANICEELGLIGAVLVITMFVIFGYRGLRAAFLSTDPFARFLAFGITTAVLIQAFFNMSVVVALLPTKGITLPFISFGGTSLFVTLACMGILLNVTREID; this comes from the coding sequence ATGGCGAAGAGAGTAGGGGTGGACAAGTGGCTCTTCGGAGTAGTGCTGCTGCTGGTTCTATTTGGGCTGGTGATGGTATTTTCGGCGTCCGCCGTGATGGCCAAATCGCAGTTCGGGTCGGCTTACTTCTTCATGGTGCGGCAGTCGATCTGGGCCGGGGTTGGCTTGGTTGCTATGGTCCTGCTGATGCGGGTCGACTATCGCCACTACAACAATCCCAGAGTCGTCTTTCCGATTGTGGCTGTAACGATGTTGCTGCTGATGGCTGTCTTCGCAATGCGCGACTCGCATAATACGCACCGGTGGTTCCGCTTCGGGGCGCTCAGCTTTCAGCCATCGGAGTTGGCAACGCCCGCGTTGATTCTGTTCCTCGCTTATTTCTTGCAGACGCGAATGCACAAGATGGATGACTGGCGCGGAACGGTTTTGCGTGCTGCCCTGCCGCCGCTGTTATTCATCGGACTCATCCTGAAAGAGCCAGACCTTGGCACGGCAATTGTCTGTGCAGCGGTGACGATGCTGATGCTTTACCTTGCAGGATTGCAGGTGCGCTATATCGGCATTGCACTGGCGTGCGCGTCCCCCGTGCTTTATTACATGTTGTTTCGTGTGCCGTGGCGGCGGGCTCGCATGCTGGCTTTTGTCAATCCCGAGGCGGACCCGAGAGGGACGGGGTTCCACATCCTGCAGTCGCTGATAGCGGTGGGAACGGGCGGCATTCGCGGGCTGGGGCTGATGGAGGGACGGCAGAAGCTTTTCTATCTGCCCGAGCCGCATACGGACTTCATCTTTGCAAATATCTGTGAAGAACTTGGACTGATCGGCGCGGTGCTGGTGATCACCATGTTTGTCATCTTCGGCTACCGAGGTTTGCGGGCGGCGTTTCTTTCTACCGATCCATTTGCAAGGTTTCTCGCATTCGGCATTACGACGGCGGTGTTGATTCAGGCGTTCTTCAATATGAGTGTCGTGGTCGCGCTGTTGCCGACCAAGGGAATCACGCTGCCTTTCATCTCGTTTGGCGGAACGTCTCTGTTCGTGACACTGGCCTGTATGGGGATATTGCTGAACGTAACTCGAGAGATCGACTGA
- the murG gene encoding undecaprenyldiphospho-muramoylpentapeptide beta-N-acetylglucosaminyltransferase, which produces MQENSGTRLRILIAGGGTGGHVIPALAIARELRDAAGAEVRFVGTARGLETRLVPEAGFPLELIHVGQLKNVSLATRLRTLMDLPLGIGRCIRLLRSFRPDVVVGVGGYASGPAMMAAILLRVPTLAFEPNAVPGLANRLVGKLVTAAAVNFEETRRFFHGAQVTGTPVRPEFFDIGAKPLVGKKRLLVFGASQGARVFNERMPKIMKRLLNAFPTLEVVHQTGGRHGDSTLAQYRSAEVGFERVKVVPYLDDMAAQFAAADLILCRSGASTIAELSAAGRASVLVPFPQAADDHQRKNADAFVAVGAAEMILEAQLSEERLLEVLSKLLANDSRRQNMGERARALAHPAAVKMIARTVLEIADRG; this is translated from the coding sequence GTGCAGGAGAACAGTGGGACGCGATTGCGGATATTGATCGCCGGGGGTGGAACCGGAGGTCATGTAATTCCTGCACTGGCCATTGCGCGAGAGCTGCGGGATGCGGCGGGTGCCGAGGTTCGATTCGTAGGGACAGCGCGCGGGCTTGAGACGCGACTGGTGCCGGAGGCGGGATTTCCGCTGGAACTAATCCACGTTGGTCAGTTGAAAAATGTGAGTTTGGCTACACGGCTGCGGACACTGATGGACCTGCCGTTGGGTATAGGTCGATGCATAAGACTCCTGCGCAGCTTTCGACCGGACGTTGTCGTAGGCGTGGGAGGCTATGCCTCCGGTCCGGCGATGATGGCGGCCATCCTGCTGCGGGTACCGACGCTGGCCTTTGAGCCGAACGCCGTTCCCGGGCTGGCGAATCGGTTGGTCGGAAAGCTGGTCACGGCTGCTGCGGTGAACTTCGAGGAGACTCGCCGCTTCTTTCACGGAGCACAGGTCACGGGTACGCCGGTACGGCCGGAGTTCTTCGACATTGGCGCAAAGCCGCTGGTTGGAAAGAAGAGGTTGCTGGTTTTTGGCGCCAGCCAGGGAGCCAGGGTATTCAACGAACGGATGCCGAAGATTATGAAGCGGCTCCTGAACGCCTTCCCCACGCTGGAGGTGGTGCATCAGACCGGTGGACGGCACGGCGATTCGACGCTCGCGCAATACCGCAGCGCCGAAGTCGGCTTTGAAAGGGTAAAGGTCGTGCCATATCTGGATGATATGGCGGCCCAGTTTGCAGCGGCTGACCTGATCTTGTGCCGAAGCGGCGCAAGCACAATCGCGGAGCTGTCGGCGGCAGGCCGGGCCTCTGTCCTGGTGCCGTTTCCGCAAGCTGCCGATGACCATCAGCGAAAGAATGCCGACGCATTCGTAGCTGTCGGAGCGGCCGAGATGATATTAGAAGCTCAGTTGAGCGAGGAGCGCCTGTTGGAAGTGCTTTCGAAATTGCTGGCGAACGATTCACGACGACAGAATATGGGCGAGCGGGCTCGGGCCTTGGCGCATCCTGCTGCTGTGAAAATGATCGCAAGGACGGTATTAGAAATAGCGGATCGAGGATGA
- a CDS encoding YXWGXW repeat-containing protein — protein MIHLIKGSISTIAVAMLLLAAPRAAHAGVFVSVAVAPPAIPVYAQPPIPGDGYIWTPGYWAWTGEGYEWVDGAWVEPPYVNALWTPGYWGWGGGGYFWNAGYWGPSIGYYGGINYGFGYFGTGFYGGYWRGGRFCYNRGYNNFGGRHFGNVYDRRVAGFDGRPGGSSFVRHGDEHGFAGNREASIGGRNFGNRGIASNRGFAAEGQRNFASGNRQAYNNVSNHQSFNGARSYSGGNYAGRSFTQQAPRSYAQPSRGYSGGSRGYSQAPVARSNFSGGNGGFHGNAGGGGSFHGGGGGGGYHGGGGGGGYHGGGGGGSHGGGGGGRR, from the coding sequence ATGATTCATCTTATTAAAGGCTCCATCAGCACCATCGCAGTAGCAATGCTGCTACTGGCTGCTCCTCGCGCGGCACATGCAGGAGTCTTTGTTTCTGTCGCAGTCGCTCCTCCGGCGATACCCGTGTATGCGCAACCACCCATCCCTGGCGACGGCTACATCTGGACGCCGGGCTATTGGGCCTGGACCGGCGAGGGTTACGAGTGGGTCGATGGAGCCTGGGTTGAGCCACCATATGTTAATGCGCTGTGGACCCCCGGGTACTGGGGTTGGGGCGGCGGCGGCTACTTCTGGAACGCAGGATACTGGGGTCCGTCCATTGGCTATTATGGCGGCATCAATTACGGCTTCGGCTACTTCGGCACCGGCTTCTACGGCGGTTACTGGCGCGGGGGCCGCTTCTGTTACAACCGTGGCTACAACAACTTCGGTGGCCGTCACTTCGGAAACGTCTATGATCGGCGGGTTGCCGGATTCGACGGGCGACCAGGCGGTTCGAGCTTTGTAAGGCATGGAGACGAGCATGGCTTCGCGGGAAATCGCGAGGCGAGCATCGGTGGCCGTAATTTCGGCAACCGCGGCATCGCAAGCAACCGCGGTTTTGCCGCCGAGGGACAGCGTAATTTCGCCAGCGGAAATCGCCAGGCCTACAACAATGTAAGCAACCATCAGTCCTTCAATGGAGCTCGCTCCTACAGTGGAGGCAACTACGCTGGACGTAGCTTTACGCAACAAGCACCTCGAAGCTATGCGCAACCCAGTCGCGGATATAGTGGCGGTAGCCGCGGCTATTCCCAGGCTCCCGTAGCGCGCTCAAATTTTAGCGGCGGCAACGGAGGCTTCCATGGAAACGCGGGCGGTGGCGGCAGCTTCCACGGCGGCGGCGGTGGTGGTGGATACCACGGCGGCGGAGGCGGTGGTGGATACCATGGCGGCGGTGGTGGTGGATCCCACGGTGGTGGCGGGGGTGGCCGTCGGTAA
- a CDS encoding NAD(P)H-dependent glycerol-3-phosphate dehydrogenase, whose protein sequence is MSRIAILGAGAWGTALALALARRGGHELVLWSHSAPLADQLNDLGENLPYLPGFTLPADIQVTSDLPGAIFEADILLCVTPSQHVRGIISHIAPLLTRDQILVSASKGLEESTFLRMSQVIASITDNPCAVLSGPSFAQEVALGYPTAIVAAAATSTLAQIIQREFSSSLLRIYTNNDVTGVELGGALKNVIALSSGVVHGLNLGHNSAAALITRGIAEITRLSVACGGRRQTLAGLSGIGDLVLTCTGNLSRNRSVGIELGKGRHLPDILAGLNGKVAEGIQSTTAALGLAARYGVEMPITEQMDAILHHNKSPKDAIRDLMTRPGREE, encoded by the coding sequence ATGAGCAGGATAGCGATTCTCGGCGCAGGCGCCTGGGGGACTGCGCTCGCGCTCGCGCTCGCCCGTCGCGGCGGCCACGAGCTCGTCCTGTGGTCGCACTCTGCTCCCCTTGCGGACCAGCTGAACGATCTGGGAGAAAACCTTCCCTATCTTCCCGGCTTCACTCTGCCCGCCGACATTCAGGTGACCTCCGACCTGCCGGGCGCAATCTTTGAAGCCGACATTCTGCTCTGCGTGACACCCTCTCAGCATGTTCGCGGCATCATCAGCCATATTGCCCCCTTGCTAACCCGCGACCAGATCCTCGTGAGCGCGTCGAAGGGCCTCGAGGAGAGCACTTTTCTGCGAATGTCGCAGGTTATTGCCTCCATCACTGACAATCCTTGTGCCGTCCTCAGCGGGCCATCGTTCGCCCAGGAGGTGGCGCTTGGCTATCCCACCGCCATCGTCGCCGCTGCCGCGACATCTACGCTCGCTCAGATTATTCAACGCGAATTTTCTTCATCGCTACTTCGGATCTATACCAACAACGACGTCACAGGCGTCGAGTTGGGAGGCGCGCTGAAGAACGTAATCGCTTTGTCCTCTGGAGTAGTCCATGGCCTCAATCTCGGGCATAACTCCGCCGCAGCACTCATTACCCGAGGTATCGCCGAGATCACCCGACTCTCGGTAGCCTGCGGGGGCCGGCGCCAGACGCTGGCTGGCCTTTCAGGCATTGGCGATCTTGTCCTCACCTGCACCGGAAACCTCTCCCGCAACCGCTCTGTCGGTATCGAACTGGGTAAGGGGCGCCATCTTCCCGATATCCTCGCTGGCCTTAACGGCAAAGTAGCCGAAGGCATCCAGAGCACTACTGCCGCGCTTGGTCTGGCCGCTCGTTATGGAGTCGAGATGCCGATTACAGAACAAATGGATGCGATTCTGCATCACAACAAATCACCGAAAGACGCAATTCGTGACCTGATGACCCGACCCGGACGCGAAGAGTAG
- the plsY gene encoding glycerol-3-phosphate 1-O-acyltransferase PlsY encodes MTPWFLSISLAYLLGSIPFGYVLVKTFRKQDIRATGSGNIGATNVARSGAKGLAIATLLLDLGKAFVAVKIAQHILPGNYDLAVLAAVAAILGHVFPVWLRFRGGKGVASALGVFLALTWPSALATLAVFVVIFLLTRYVSLASIIAAAAFPLFALHFVPLRTPIVIAGFLFIPLLIIVKHHQNIRRLLTGTENRFGSSKVSA; translated from the coding sequence ATGACTCCCTGGTTCCTCTCCATCTCGCTGGCCTATCTCCTTGGCTCCATTCCGTTTGGCTATGTTTTGGTGAAAACATTTCGCAAGCAGGATATTCGCGCCACAGGCAGTGGCAATATCGGAGCCACCAATGTAGCCCGTTCCGGAGCGAAGGGTCTCGCCATTGCCACGCTCCTGCTCGATCTGGGCAAAGCGTTCGTCGCCGTCAAAATCGCACAACACATTTTGCCCGGTAACTACGATCTTGCCGTACTCGCGGCAGTTGCCGCCATCCTCGGCCATGTGTTTCCCGTCTGGTTGCGCTTCCGTGGAGGCAAAGGCGTTGCCAGTGCCCTTGGAGTCTTCCTAGCGCTGACCTGGCCAAGCGCGCTCGCCACACTCGCGGTTTTTGTCGTGATCTTCCTCCTCACCCGCTATGTCTCCCTGGCTTCAATCATCGCGGCCGCAGCCTTCCCTCTCTTTGCCCTCCATTTCGTGCCATTGAGAACGCCGATCGTGATCGCTGGTTTTCTCTTCATTCCTCTGCTTATCATCGTCAAGCATCACCAGAACATTCGCCGTCTGCTCACCGGCACGGAGAACCGCTTCGGCTCCTCCAAGGTGTCAGCATGA
- a CDS encoding competence/damage-inducible protein A, whose product MIAEIIAVGSEMLTPHRQDTNSLYLTAGLNDLGVEVGFKTIVGDSLRHLTSVAKIAIDRADIVVFSGGLGPTEDDLTREAVAAALSIELNRDPAVLTDLYKRYAARQIVMPPNNAKQADVLDEAILLNNKNGSAPGQYLDTTVNGDRKIVILLPGPPGELKPLFDDVCKPRLAAALPSRHLARRMLRMALIPESQVDTRTAPIYKQYADVETTILAGHAEIQLHFLSAKPTLAEAQARVDELAEKIEREMDDSIFSSRGESLEEVVLLMLGMRHLTLAVGESCTGGLLAQRLTAVPNSSSAFIGGAVVYTTELKTIFAGVSKETIDSKGAVSEEVARELAQGIRARTGAALGISVTGLAGPGGAPSGPDSEKPIGRVYIGLADGQQTQVRELNLTGDRMRIRFWATQHALEMIRRHLL is encoded by the coding sequence ATGATTGCTGAAATCATTGCTGTCGGCTCCGAGATGCTTACGCCTCATCGGCAGGACACCAACTCCCTGTACCTCACGGCGGGACTCAACGACCTGGGCGTCGAAGTGGGCTTCAAGACCATTGTTGGCGACAGCCTCCGTCACCTGACCAGCGTTGCAAAGATCGCCATTGATCGCGCCGATATCGTTGTCTTTTCCGGCGGCCTCGGGCCCACCGAGGACGACCTCACGCGTGAGGCTGTCGCCGCTGCTCTGAGCATCGAACTCAACCGCGATCCTGCAGTTCTCACTGACCTTTATAAGCGCTATGCAGCGCGACAGATCGTCATGCCGCCGAACAATGCCAAGCAGGCCGACGTGCTCGACGAAGCTATCCTGCTCAACAACAAAAATGGCAGCGCTCCGGGTCAGTATCTCGACACGACGGTCAACGGAGATCGCAAGATCGTCATTCTTCTCCCCGGACCTCCCGGTGAATTGAAGCCGCTCTTCGATGACGTGTGCAAACCTCGTTTGGCTGCTGCTCTTCCCTCTCGTCACCTTGCCCGGCGGATGCTCCGGATGGCGCTGATTCCCGAATCGCAGGTAGATACCCGCACTGCGCCAATCTACAAACAATATGCGGATGTTGAGACCACCATCCTCGCCGGACACGCAGAAATCCAACTTCACTTCCTATCGGCCAAGCCGACTCTTGCCGAGGCGCAGGCCCGGGTCGACGAACTCGCAGAAAAGATCGAGCGCGAGATGGACGATAGTATCTTTTCGTCCCGCGGCGAGAGCCTCGAAGAGGTGGTGCTGCTGATGCTGGGCATGAGGCACCTGACGCTCGCGGTTGGCGAAAGCTGCACCGGCGGCCTGCTCGCCCAGCGTCTCACCGCCGTTCCCAATAGTTCCAGCGCGTTCATCGGTGGCGCGGTCGTCTATACAACCGAACTCAAGACGATCTTTGCTGGTGTCTCGAAAGAGACGATCGATAGCAAGGGTGCGGTGAGCGAAGAGGTTGCACGAGAGCTCGCCCAAGGCATTCGTGCACGCACCGGCGCGGCACTTGGGATCTCCGTTACCGGTCTCGCCGGTCCCGGCGGTGCGCCTTCCGGCCCTGACTCGGAAAAGCCCATTGGCCGCGTCTATATCGGCCTGGCCGACGGGCAGCAAACGCAGGTGCGTGAACTCAACCTGACAGGCGACCGAATGCGCATCCGTTTCTGGGCCACACAACATGCTCTTGAAATGATTCGCCGCCACTTGCTCTAA
- a CDS encoding Gfo/Idh/MocA family oxidoreductase, whose translation MISRREFLDTLAVGAAGLAVSSTAKSYAQILGANDRLNFAVIGLHSRAYAHLASLKANEKHAKITHVCDVDSNTLSKFAGAVQQKMGDAPATDKDFRKILALKDVDAITIATPDHWHAPMAILGLQAGKHVYVEKPCSHNPAEGALLVEAQRKYGKHVQMGTQRRSSPVYIDVIKKIQDGLVGRAYYAKAWYSNTRKSIGVGKPAPVPAVLDWDLWQGPAPRQPYKDNVQPYNWHWFKIWGTGEALNNGTHEVDVCRWALGVDLPNRVTASGGRYQFKDDWQFYDTLDTSFEYDDKLISWQDQSCNGMKLYDRDRGAVVVGTTGSVVLDPGGYEVYDLKGKKINDVKEGKAASSSDLTGADNMTDLHFANFIAAIRTGEKLNQPIESGNISVTMLQLSNIAWEVQRELKLNPKNGHILNDPEAMKGWGREYEKGWAPHL comes from the coding sequence GTGATCTCTCGACGTGAATTTCTCGACACTCTTGCAGTAGGGGCGGCTGGCCTCGCTGTCAGCTCGACCGCAAAAAGTTATGCCCAGATCCTTGGAGCCAATGACCGCCTTAACTTCGCCGTCATCGGCCTCCACAGCCGCGCCTACGCCCACCTCGCCTCTCTCAAGGCAAACGAGAAGCATGCGAAGATCACCCACGTCTGCGACGTGGACAGCAACACTCTCAGCAAGTTCGCAGGCGCCGTCCAGCAGAAGATGGGCGATGCCCCGGCGACCGACAAAGACTTCCGCAAGATCCTCGCCCTTAAAGACGTGGACGCGATCACCATCGCGACACCCGATCACTGGCACGCTCCCATGGCCATCCTTGGACTGCAGGCGGGCAAGCATGTCTACGTCGAGAAGCCATGCAGCCACAACCCCGCCGAAGGCGCGCTGCTCGTCGAAGCTCAGCGGAAGTATGGCAAGCACGTACAGATGGGAACCCAGCGTCGTTCCTCGCCTGTCTACATCGATGTCATCAAGAAGATTCAAGACGGGCTGGTTGGCCGCGCTTACTATGCCAAGGCCTGGTATAGCAACACCCGCAAATCCATTGGCGTCGGTAAACCCGCGCCAGTTCCCGCCGTTCTCGACTGGGATCTTTGGCAGGGACCCGCGCCGCGCCAGCCTTACAAGGACAACGTCCAGCCCTACAACTGGCACTGGTTCAAGATCTGGGGCACCGGCGAAGCGCTCAACAATGGAACGCATGAAGTCGATGTCTGCCGCTGGGCGCTCGGAGTCGATCTGCCCAACCGCGTCACCGCATCCGGCGGACGCTATCAGTTCAAGGACGACTGGCAGTTCTATGACACCCTCGACACCAGCTTCGAATATGACGATAAGCTCATCTCCTGGCAGGACCAGAGCTGCAACGGGATGAAGCTCTACGATCGTGACCGCGGCGCGGTCGTCGTCGGTACAACGGGCAGCGTCGTCCTCGACCCCGGCGGCTATGAGGTCTATGACCTGAAAGGCAAAAAGATCAACGACGTCAAGGAAGGCAAGGCAGCTTCGTCTTCCGACCTGACCGGAGCGGACAACATGACCGACCTCCACTTCGCCAACTTTATCGCCGCCATCCGCACCGGCGAAAAACTGAATCAGCCGATCGAATCAGGCAACATCTCAGTGACGATGCTTCAACTCTCGAACATCGCCTGGGAGGTTCAGCGCGAACTGAAACTAAACCCGAAAAACGGCCACATTCTCAATGACCCCGAAGCGATGAAGGGTTGGGGCCGCGAGTACGAGAAGGGCTGGGCTCCTCACCTGTAA
- a CDS encoding gluconolaconase — protein sequence MSLFHPSTAAPHLDRVSPRAAMPGGEAEIRGTNLDPAAHNIPRATIGDISASVILSRPTRAIVRIPEGTITGDLILHRNGAASNPLTLRIAVPMAENLHPVANPAVDADGNVYATLSGSRGQATPVSIFKIQRDFQMTPFVRDLLNPTGLAFSPDGYLYASSRAEGTVYRISPEGAISTYAEGMGVATGIAFDRDGNLFVGDRSGTIFKIARGDARGSSGEIFVYATLEPSIAAYHLAFNDAGTLFVTGPTTSSNQAVHAIDRDGNTTVFYQGLGRAQGMAFDVDGNLYVAASLHGQRGIVRITPQREASLAVSGQNLVGLAFLEDGCAALATRDALYHVALDIEGRPLT from the coding sequence ATGAGCCTTTTCCATCCAAGCACCGCCGCCCCTCATCTTGACCGAGTCTCTCCTCGCGCAGCCATGCCCGGAGGCGAAGCAGAAATTCGGGGCACCAATTTGGACCCTGCTGCGCACAACATTCCACGAGCCACGATCGGCGACATCTCAGCGTCCGTCATTCTCAGCCGGCCGACACGGGCTATCGTCCGAATTCCCGAAGGCACCATCACCGGAGATCTCATCCTGCATCGCAACGGAGCGGCGAGTAACCCTCTGACTCTCCGCATCGCGGTCCCTATGGCGGAAAATCTTCATCCTGTAGCCAATCCAGCCGTCGACGCCGACGGCAACGTCTATGCCACCCTCTCCGGCTCCCGCGGCCAGGCGACGCCCGTCTCAATCTTCAAAATCCAGCGCGACTTTCAGATGACACCGTTTGTCCGCGACCTGCTCAACCCCACAGGACTGGCCTTCTCACCCGACGGCTATCTCTACGCCAGTTCCCGCGCCGAGGGCACGGTCTACCGCATCTCTCCCGAAGGGGCCATCTCGACTTACGCCGAGGGCATGGGCGTCGCCACCGGCATCGCCTTCGACCGCGACGGCAATCTCTTCGTCGGCGATCGTTCCGGCACCATCTTCAAGATTGCCCGCGGAGACGCACGCGGCAGCAGTGGCGAGATCTTCGTCTATGCCACGCTGGAACCCAGCATCGCAGCCTATCATCTCGCCTTCAACGACGCCGGGACGCTCTTCGTCACCGGTCCAACGACCTCCAGTAATCAAGCCGTCCACGCCATTGACCGCGACGGCAATACAACCGTCTTCTATCAGGGTCTCGGCCGTGCTCAGGGCATGGCCTTCGATGTCGACGGCAACCTCTATGTTGCCGCCAGTCTCCACGGTCAGCGCGGAATCGTCCGCATCACGCCGCAGCGTGAAGCCAGTCTCGCCGTCTCCGGCCAGAACCTCGTAGGTCTGGCGTTCCTCGAAGATGGTTGCGCCGCTCTGGCTACACGAGACGCGCTTTATCATGTGGCCCTCGACATTGAAGGCCGCCCTCTCACTTAA
- a CDS encoding phosphatidylglycerophosphatase A has protein sequence MANSKIQLRPPAKKKTLWAWLIGTFFGAGLLKPGPGTYGSIAAIILWFIAAHVFPVSALALTIGTIIAAVVVTLIGIPAATIVARESGREDPGHVVIDEVAGQLIALIAIPADWKHAALSLLLFRFFDILKPPPVRQLERLPEGTGIMLDDVAAGILALLVAQFVHLFF, from the coding sequence ATGGCCAACTCCAAAATCCAACTCCGCCCTCCTGCCAAAAAGAAGACTCTTTGGGCTTGGCTCATCGGCACCTTCTTCGGCGCCGGCCTGCTTAAGCCCGGTCCTGGAACCTACGGTTCCATCGCCGCCATCATCCTTTGGTTCATCGCCGCCCACGTCTTCCCAGTCAGCGCGCTCGCGCTGACCATCGGCACGATCATTGCCGCCGTCGTAGTCACTCTCATCGGCATTCCCGCCGCTACCATCGTCGCCCGCGAGTCTGGCCGCGAAGATCCCGGTCATGTCGTCATCGATGAGGTCGCTGGTCAGCTTATTGCCCTGATCGCCATTCCCGCGGATTGGAAGCACGCCGCCCTGAGCCTCCTGCTCTTCCGCTTCTTCGACATCCTTAAACCGCCGCCCGTCCGACAACTGGAGCGACTGCCCGAAGGCACCGGCATCATGCTCGATGACGTGGCCGCAGGAATTCTGGCTCTCCTTGTAGCGCAGTTCGTGCATCTCTTCTTCTAA
- a CDS encoding DNA gyrase inhibitor YacG, with translation MSKALFCPTCRKVVLATDEDFPFCSDRCRILDLGKWASGDYKISSPIQDPDDLEELARSRAHRHPNSSDEE, from the coding sequence ATGTCAAAAGCACTCTTCTGCCCCACCTGTCGCAAAGTAGTCCTCGCCACCGACGAGGACTTCCCCTTCTGCTCCGACCGCTGCCGCATCCTGGACCTCGGCAAGTGGGCCAGTGGAGACTATAAAATCTCCTCTCCCATTCAGGACCCCGACGACCTCGAGGAGCTTGCCCGCTCTCGGGCTCACCGCCATCCCAACTCCAGCGACGAAGAATAA